The sequence TCCGATGAAGATcatcagcatcatcatcatcagagcaTCATCATAGTCGACGAGAGGAAACAGAGGAGGATGCTTTCAAACAGAGAATCCGCTAGGAGGTCGAGGATGAGGAAACAGAGACATCttgatgaactctggtctcagGTGATAAGGCTTCGCAACGAGAACAACTGTCTTATTGATAAGCTGAACCGTGTATCGGAGACTCAAGATAGCGTATTGAAGGAGAATTCTAAACTCAAAGAAGAAGCTTCTGAACTCCGACAACTTGTATGTGaactaaaatctaacaagaacAGCGACGATGACAACAACTTTGTAAGAAAGTTATCGGAATGAGATTGTGGTTTCTTTGTATCAACAGAAAAGATCAatggggttttgggttttggttctTTCTCGAATATAAAGTTGGTGATaatcatatattagtatattatattgtatgcatactatatatattgaagttagATAATATAACTTATAGTTCTTGAGCGATTATCtactctctcttcttttttatttttacattattaTAACTTAGGAGTAATCATAATCGTAGACATACCGGGTAACGTTAATAAGTATTAATAGATTCCACAACCCTGCAGATCCGGATTCTAATTGATTCATTCCACATTTCCATTAATTAGAATTTGTaaacaacaaatattaaaagattTACGTGGTTATGTGACTTCGGTTATTTGATTTCACACCTTACTATTCtgtaaaatttgttatttttcactcatatatattatgtcgccatgtaaaaatattagaatCAATGTTATTTTTACTTGGAAAATCTACTTAAACTCATCATATTCCCTATAAAGataatatttgaagtatatattctgACATTAATACTTCGAACACGTAAGATATTTCTAGAAAGAGTAACAAAAGACAAAATAGTAAGAAAAACTTAGATAATCTAACACTGTTTTAGTtacaaacaagaaaaaatgaaagtggtatgataaaaataaagaccagttaaaaaaaataaagacc is a genomic window of Brassica napus cultivar Da-Ae chromosome A2, Da-Ae, whole genome shotgun sequence containing:
- the LOC125580182 gene encoding basic leucine zipper 43-like, with translation MIPAEITGYYQYLSPENLGTLPTEFNIINMPSSPTSSSSLTYLNDLINNNYSSSSIRQDLMMGNNSTSDEDHQHHHHQSIIIVDERKQRRMLSNRESARRSRMRKQRHLDELWSQVIRLRNENNCLIDKLNRVSETQDSVLKENSKLKEEASELRQLVCELKSNKNSDDDNNFVRKLSE